The stretch of DNA acatgcctttaatcttagcactggggaggcagaggcaggcagggatctctgtgagctcaagaaaGCTAAGAAATTGTGGAgtcattttatattcaaatagtgtgtgcacatacaagcatacatacatacctacgtgaatatacacacacaaatacatggtCACCCTACATTTCAGCAGGCTTGTAAATCATATGAAACACAAGTCTCTGCCTTGATAGGTCCCTGTATATTCATttctcatatgaaaaaaaaaaacacccagaaaTATCATATGCCAAAGGTAAGTCACGGAACGTTCCGAGAGTAATAGACAAAAATAGTCACCTTATACTTAAGCATCACCTGATTACATAAAAGTATAACAAATCAAATGACTTAAGATAcgcatcataattttaaaaaagatcttaTGCCAAAGGAACCACCACTATAACAATAGCAGCCACAAAACCAACCACCAAAGAGCTTACTCCTTTAATGTGAAAACCCTAACCTGTATAATCCCATAAAAAGCAACATATACTATTAAAagagactggattttttttttttcaggctatCATGAGAATTTGCAAGCCTGctcccagccttgatgcagctataaccaagaataaccatcattACTAAGTATCATAGGATCTAATTTTCACAAAAATTAAGACCTGTTTATTCTCTCCAACATACACTTCTGAATGCATCTGCTTAGAGactggagatggcttagtggtttagagcacatgttgctcttgcaaCTCAGGTTCAGGTCCCAATTCCTGcacggtagctcacaaccatccctaactccagtttgagggagtctgatgccctcttctgacctcagtgggtatcaggcatgcacatggtacataaagcatacatacactcatacacataaaaatatttctaaaatatgtgTCTAGTGTCTACCACCGATGAGCAGGCTGCATTAGGTTTTAGTCTAGATCAAACAGTATAAAGAAAATAGTAGACACTTGACTGTTATTTGGCATAATCCTCAAACACTATCATATTAGCTCCATcatacaaatgaagaaactgaggcttgaaaAAGCTGCCCTGTGCACAGGCACAGAAAAGCATTCAAATTTAGGGTTTGTGAATTTCTAAGTACAGGCTTTTcacaaaaccacaaaaatttCTACCCCTCTAGCCTGGGCTCTGCTTGCAAGTCTACAtactaaggaaaataaataaaatgtttatttcacaATTCAAAATATGGTTAATATCGTTGGTGTAACGTCTGAAAtctggcatttttaaaatttaaaagaacaaagaaggtaCCGTAAGACCAATCTTTCCTTCTCTGAAGTTATTTATTGAACCACTTAATATTCTATTATTACATGTaaaaattttttagttttttcttagAATGAACTTCCAATCAAGTCATaatgaccaaaacaaaacaaaacaaaaacaaaacctcttaaAATTAgttacaaacaaaaaacttaagttgagggcccagtgtggtggctcacaccagaaatctcagcactcaagatgcTTAGGCATGAGgatcaaggtcaccctgggctacacaataaaAGCCTAAGTAAAAAAACAACATCCTCATTGTTCGTGGTATTATGCAGTTAATATTTTCCTCTGGTAAGACTAGACACAAAGTAGAATCATTTCAAAGATCAAATTTGTGATCCAAATAAGAAATTCCAGTTTCCTAATGATATGCCAATCCTTTGTTCAAGCAAGCACAAAATTCCAATTCAACATGGATAAAAGTCACAGAAAATTCTCCAACATCAGCCTTAGTCAAGTAACTCAGTTTACTTCTTTGCTTTGGCATTGTCTACATACTGTTAATAAAGCATATAATAACAAAAGGAGAAATAATCCATAATCCTCAGAAgcttaataaaataaaccaaaatggAAGACATAAATCGGGAAGTTAAGTCCTCTGCTTtacagacaagcaaacaaaaccttcAAGGTAAGAGTCAGAATTGCATAATGGTTAAAAATACTAAGCACTGTAGTCAAATCTGGGTACCTTTAATCTGCCTCTGCAGCCTTTCTGAAAGCATTTAAACAATTTCCTAGGGCCTCAGTtttctcaaatataaaacaagagTAACTGTCGACCTATATTTTAAGCAATGAATTGCTGGTACTACTGTTATTGCATAGTGTGGtgatgttggaaaaaaaaaaaaagacagaatttgAAGGCCAGTCTTCAAAGGTCTTCCAAGTTTCTGAAAATTTGTAATTCCAAATTTGCCCCGTCAGTCCAAAATTCAAATCTGACACGTATACTGACATTTACAGCACTCAATCAGTCATGCCCTTCACCTGCTTGTTCTTAATATGTAGCTCAAACATAAAGAACACTGAAAGTGTAGCCAAAGACTGTGCTAGCATTTTTGACTAGTGACCTAGGTTCCAGTTTCACAATCTGTGTCCAAGGTAATCTCTATGGTACCATCTCTAGACTGATCTacttcaataaaaaacaaacaaaaagcacttcctaaataatgcaaaataaaaccTCTTAGAATTAGACAAAtcactgctcagaaaaaaaattacttccttttcaagtttttttgtttggttgaggGTTTgggaacttttttgttttgttttgtttgttgttttggttttgttttgagataattttctctgtgtagccctggctagcctgaaactcacagagatctgcctgtctctgcctcctaagcgctgggactaaaggcatgcacaaccactaCATGgctcagaaaacatttttttaaagtattatggAATCACAAAAGGCTAAAAAAATAACTGCATTATTATGGGATAACTGAAGTCTATGTTCTCTAATCTGCAGAGGGTTCTTCCACTAACTGGACCATTTATTCATTTAGGTCTCCATTAACTCCTCATCCAGTACTCTAAGAATACTTACCTTGAGCTCAAAAGTAACAGGTGAATGTTTTTGACTAGTTTTTAGCCCCAAAAGGTAACTTAATGAAGGTGTTTTAAGAACTGAcactagctgggtgtggtggagcacacctttaatcccagcacttgaggggcagaggcaggcagatctctgagttccaggccaacctcatctatatagtcagtttcaggacagccagggctatgtaaagacTCTGCCttcaaaatagataaataataaacCCTAAAATATTCCATACTGAATTGTAATGATGTTAATCTCTTCACTTTCTCAAGAACCATGAACATAGCATGCTTCTGTGATTTCACATATTTTGAGGGAAGACTACCTAAATCAAGGGCTTTAAAGAAATCTCCACTCCTGCTTAGCCTATACAAACGATATTGGATATACTACTAAtttgccaaaaaaaaataaagccaattGTTTGCTGAAAAAATAACAGCTTTCTTCTTCCAAGTTGGTCATTCacatgtcatcatcatcatcttcttcttcttcttcttgttagAAACACTTGTTATAAACCCAATTGTCTAGGCTGTCATTAAAGATGTGCAACAGTTGATACTGGATGGTCCACATTCTGGTGATCCTTTGTTGGATTCCTATTAAACACTTGGATGAAACAACTCAATACACTGACTCCATATAGTTTGCATTTAGAAAATTTTGATCCAGTAAGTGAAAATCATTTTCTTCTAGATTAGCAACATATATTTCACTGATCTCAGGTCTTCAATAGCGTTCAAGACATCCAGTGATATATCTCACGCCAATGACACATGCCAaggaataaaaaagcaaaattttctGAAGTAAGTATTTCCATATTAACATCAAGGAGTTGTTACTGGTTACCTCAGTGGCACCTACAGGATACTTACGAATTTGTGTGCAGATATTCAAAGGTTAGCTGAGCTCGGTTGAGACTGCTGTAATTGGTGAAGGCCATGACTGCAATGAGTCTCCAGTCTTTACCCGTTAACAGGGGATAGATTTTCCTAGGGTTCTGTCCAGTAAGGGGTAAATGTGGGCTTCTTAgtgacacataaaacaaaatttccctAGTATCTATCCAAAATATAGTCAGACAtttgaaactgcaagtgatttaaGTATTTGATGACTATGATGTAATATTTTGGAAAGAACTACATCCTAAACCTACAGTCCTTAAGAGTGGTGAGGGTCAAGCTTCCTCCATGCAATTGCGTTGTGTCAAAAACGAATGCTTCTGAATGGTCTTCAAAGTTGGCGGTTTATTACTGCTTCATCTTCATGTTCTTCTagtccttttctgtttcctgaaaAGAATCAGGAAATTGACCTACTTCTGTCAGAAAGTTGACGGTCCACCTACATCATTACCACCGGAGACTTCGTCACCACCGAAGACACCAGGCTCCTCAAACAAGTGTTCTACTGGCCAGTGCGGTGGAGTGGATGCTATTTCCCGCTTCACCGCTTCCCAACTGAAAGGTCCTTGGTGCTGACTGACGATTTCTTTCCCCCGGCCCCGTCCCAACACAGCTGGCTAGTATGCCACAATCACCACAGGTGATGGGTGAAATTACTCACAGTGGCCCACAGGAAACACCTCACAAGCCACCCTCCCCGAATCACCTCAGGCGCGcccttcccccactcccttcAGAAGACAGCCTCGGGCCCTCAGGCCTTCCCGGGCCTGGGTCCAGTGGCCACCTCCTCGCTCCTGACAGAGAGGAGTTAGTCCCAGATCCAGGGAGGAGAACAGGGGGCAGTGGCGAGCGCACCCCCAGATCCGTTCGGGCGTTGCCTGCAGCTCGCAGATGCCTTTGTCCCTCCCCGCGGAATTGGAACTCAACCACCGCAGCGCGCTCTTGGAACCAtgtgctgccgctgccgccgccgccgccgccgccgccgcccgcgcgCGCGCGACACGCCGTGCCTGCACAGATGACGACAAGACCAGCGTCACGACATTCAGCGTTCAGGACTTCTCTGCCGCCGCCGCTGTAGCCGCCGCTGTAGCCGCCGTCGccgccgtcgccgccgccgcccgcaCCGCTCCCTCAGACCCCGCTTTGTCTCCGTCAGCGCACGCAGCGCGAGTCACCTCGCTCACTCCCGACGGCCTGTGCCTCCAAGGCCTCCGCCGCGCCTTCGACCAATCACGGAGCCGCCAGTCTTCCCGCCCCCGCCCTGAGACCCCGCCTCCGGATTGGCGGGCCGCGCCGGCCCACGTGACCGGATCTTGCCTGGGCCGGCCCGCCCCCATCACGTGAGGGCGCGCGCCGCTCTTCCTGCTTTCCTGACCCCTCTCCGCCATTTAAAGAAACAGTACCGGGGGCGGGCCGAGCGACGCAGCCGGGACGGTAGCTGCAGCGCAGAGCGGAGGAGCCATCTTGTCTTGTCGCCGGGGAGTCAGGCCCCTAACTCGAAGAAGCCCTGGCGcgccctccccccctccccggtCTGGTAGGGCGAAGGAGCGGGCGTGCGGTCGATCGAGCGATCGGTTGGCggctcttcctcctgctctggcATCCAGCTCTTGGGGCGCAGGCCCGGCCGCCGCGGCGCGCGCCCGGTGGCCGCTGGCGCTCGCGCCGCGTCTTTCTTCTCGTACGCAGAACTCGGGCGGCGGCCTATGCGTTTGCGATTCGACGAGGAGTCGTCCGGGTGGTTGGCGGCGGGGGGCAGCTGCTCCGCCCCGCTCCCGGGGAGGCGGCGGGGGAGGCTGGGGTGGCCGGGGCCGGCCTGGAGGCCTGGCGCCACCCTTCCGGGCCTGCTAGGACCCAGTTGGAGGGACAGGAGGGAGCTGGAGGATGGTTGGTGGTGGGCTTTCTCCTTTGCCTTTTCCTGCTTATGCCACCTTAGTGGGGGGCCGGGAGCTCTGGCGGCAGCTCCGGGGTGGGGATTCGAGCTCCGGAGTCGGAAGATCTGGGTTTGCTTCCGGGCCTAGCCACCCGCTGGCCGAGTGACCTTAGGCAAGTCACTCTGTAATTTGTCCgcgcctcagtttcctcctctgcctATCAGTGTGTGTATGGGATTGAAAGCGCTTCACACAAGCGTCAGTTTACATAAAGGTTgattattgtttgtattttttctttgagttGCAAGAAGACTTGGCAATTGCTCATTCCCTGAAATTAGGTCCGGGAACCTTTTATTGGAGTTGGAGATCGACAGGCTCCTTGAATTTGTGTGCAGAAACGTGGGAAAGTGCATTCTAGGGGAATGAGCGCATCCATCAATAGCAAGTTTTCAAAGGGGGCTAGGACCCAGCAGAGTTTAGAACAATTCATGCCAccagggggaaactgaggcctacaTGTCATTTGGGACCCTTCACAACCAATTTGAAGCCCCCGTTTTAGTCCCTGGTATATGTGAGCTGCTTCTTAATGCATAATGGCTATTTCGGGTAACATCATTTCACTGCTTGGCTTCTATTCTAAGCCCTTTCCTCTCACCGTAGGGTGCCTGAAGGGTGGCTGATACATATGGTACAATGGCACCCAATATAAAGCAGCTACAATTAGGAGTGAATGTGTTCTGTAGTATCGAGAAATGTAATCTTTGGCCCAGCAATTGTTTTTCTGCTGCTTGTACTGGTGCCTGACTACTTTTCTTTCATTGACCATTTTCTACGACCATAATAGACATCCATCGTTTGCTCCTATTTTGTATCCCTGGTTTGCGTGGTTGATAGTGAACAGGCTTATTTTTAAATGGTGCTGCCAAACCCAGCTAATGGTGCAGGTGGATTTTTAGCAAGCGGGCTCCCTGGAAAAGACTGAACCAGGCATTGGATTCCTGAAGATGTTTGGggttattttttggtttggtttgtttggtttggttcttaTTATTAATTGAAGGTTAACAGTCTCTGAAAAGTTTTGTTGGACTCTGGCTGAACCACAAAATCAGTATATTTGGAAGTAATCTGAAGCTTAACTTTTTCCTGGCCAGCCTTGTATTCTAATTGCTTGCAAGTGTGAGACTGAAATGGCCAAAATGCCggtttttttatttctctgttaattgTCAGCTGCTTTTCTTAAATTCCAGGCCATTATCCAGCAAACACTATAAAGATGTTTGAACAGTTGCATTTCAAACATTTTCGTTTTTGTGGAGTGGTGCTTATCAAGTGGTACAGCTCTCGAAGCAAGTGAACACAAACATATTTAAGTGTATTTTGTATGATTAGAGGTTACCAATTCTGATATTTTATTCAAATGTCTAAAAAAGTAAGTTGACTATTCCCTTTACCAAAGGGCCAGAGACAAATGATTTCCCTTCAAGAGAAATGACTGTTTTGGAGAAAAATGTGTTGGTCTTAGTTCTTTTGTAATTAAATCTGGATGTACCTCAAAAGACTCTTTAAGACTGTGGTGTTAAAAGGCTTTCCtctggagaaaggagaaaagaaaaaagaaaaatcaactggAACTTAAAAGCTTGAAATTCCGTGACAAAACACAGATGTCCAGGATTGGAGGTTCATGAAGTGTTTGCAGTAGTTGGAGCGGATACACTTTTCAGTGTAGCCGCCACTGTGGACTCCAGGGTTCCAGATTTTCAATCACCTGTGACCCTGAAGAGCTTGTCAAGATGTGGCAGGAACTCTGGAGGTAGATGGTTCGTGTTTTTCAAGTTTGGAACTGTGGATCTTGCTGTGAGTAAAGAGGCAACAAGTCACCAAGCACTGCCACCAGCACTGTTACTGGGAATTTGAAGACCCTGGTTTCTGTCCAGACCCTCAGTGCAAACTGACAACACTGCATCCAAAGTGAACTACGGTACTTATCATTTTCCAAACGCCCTTACTTTCGATTTCTGCACTTTCTTCTTACTTCCTTTACTCTGGAAATGCACTTCTGTGGTTCATCACTTGGCACAGCTCTGCCATTTCCTCATTTGCAACTAAAATGCTCTCTTCCTGTGACCCTCTTAACATTAGAAAAAACATCTCTAGCATAACTGTAATCTTTTATGTGCAAAATCTGGTAAAAGTGACTTGTATGCATTTGTTCTTTTTCCATATAGCAGATGGATTTATGTCCCTTTGCCCAAACATGCCACCACGTCTAATGAAGCCTTTTTTAAAGCAGGGAACATAACtaacattattcttttttttttttttttttttggtttttcgagacagggtttctctgtgccgctttgcgcctttttcctggaactcacttggtagcccaggctggcctcgaactcacagagatccacctggctctgcctcccgagtgctgggattaaaggcgtgcgccaccaccgcccggcacattatTCTTGATAAAAAGAATTCGTTAGATAAAAACCACattctttcatgttttatttcttaattctaGATTCAAAAGAAAACTAGGGAACCATAGACAAAGGAATTGAGAATCGAATGGGAGTGTTAAAGATAAGCATGTTGACCGACCAAGGCCTTGGTCGAGATAGAGCTTGTTAAAGTGAAGGTTAGGACAGTTTTAAAGGACAGGGGTATAAGGCGGCATTGGGACAGTACTGAGAAAGTAAGGATAAAATTGGTGTCTTACCTAAAATCTCACTTCTTTTTGTACCAGTTGTGAAACCACTTTTCTTTCCTATCACCTAATGCCCAGGAGCCTGAAAACAATTAAATTACTGCCCCAAAGTAGGAGTTTTAAGGCATTCCCTATTTGTTGATCCCTGAGACAGTCAGAAAAATACCTTTGCCAGAGAACTATCAGCATTTGTTCATCCAACCTTTCTTTTTTGCCGACTTTGCCTCTAGCAATTAATATCTCTATCATCATGTAAGCCAGGCTTGTGGATACCCATCAGACAGTTGATATGCTGACAGCAGCTCCCACCCCAGTGTTAGACTCCTGTGTTTATAATTCCATGCGCTTGTTACCTTAACTATTTTTCCCTGCCCCTTCTAGTCCTgtgcctcctgattgctgagtGTTCACCTGGAACCTCTGATGACCTTCTGCTAGTCCATCAGCCTGCAGACCTGGTACCTGGATTTTTGTCCACGGTGATTCCTACCACCTTACTACTGAAGAAGACACCATTCCAGTGGACCACTGTGACCCAAGAAGCATTCAACCATCATGATGTGACCTTTACCTCCACTCCTGTTCTACTCTGCCCAGATTCAGCACAGCCCTTTATAGTGCAGTCAAGAGTCTTCAAGCCAAATAACTGAAgctattttatcacaacaaaggCCAAGTTTATTCCATAAATGTACAGTTcatttctgcagttaaaagtcttCAGAGACACATAGTAAACTTGGACCGGgggattttgtgttttgttttgtttttaaattgtcaaCACTGTCTGAAAATGGCATCATCTCTGAGAACAGCATTGGAACCTACTCCACAATCTCAAATGACTGACGTTTGAACGAACTGCCTAGGATCCTGTCAAGGTCACTGGACTCTTGTTTTTTTCCATACTTCAAATCTGTAGCTGTCTACTGAAATGAGAAAGCAGATATTCTGACCCACTGGGATCAAAACCAAGGCATATTGAATTCCTCATAGTATCATCTTTGGGTTACTCAGGAACCAAAATTTTTCACCAATTTAAGAAATTCTACTAAGGAATCCCTTTACCTAACCATCTCACAAGGCTTCAACCCAGATTCCAGAAAAGACCTTGATACGTCAAGATAGAACTTATATggtaatctcctttgtttatatAGCACTTTACAGGTTCAAAGCACTTTCATATACATTTATGTCAGTTATCAATACAGTCACACCCCTTTTTGAAAATGAGAATTTTAAGAATTTAAGCAATTTCCAATGTGACACAGTAGGTGTCCTTCTGACTCC from Peromyscus eremicus chromosome 10, PerEre_H2_v1, whole genome shotgun sequence encodes:
- the Tug1 gene encoding taurine up-regulated 1, whose product is EEALARPPPLPGLVGRRSGRAVDRAIGWRLFLLLWHPALGAQARPPRRAPGGRWRSRRVFLLVRRTRAAAYAFAIRRGVVRVVGGGGQLLRPAPGEAAGEAGVAGAGLEAWRHPSGPARTQLEGQEGAGGWLVVGFLLCLFLLMPP